The Populus trichocarpa isolate Nisqually-1 chromosome 2, P.trichocarpa_v4.1, whole genome shotgun sequence genome has a window encoding:
- the LOC7463171 gene encoding uncharacterized protein LOC7463171, with product MKGVGGPLLCIGDLLNDLAEKEEEEEDVVSAAAADRWSPPSSVSDSKNNSLQSLDLTKLFQEEYDRLNQALDGTDHSWTALTLKLCTSLETANKLVQSTNSNVGLLSEKVEGLEKIVRRGDSAVAAARAIHVSLNQKGGPFNGSQNV from the exons ATGAAAGGAGTAGGAGGGCCACTGCTATGCATAGGAGATTTATTAAACGATCTTGCagaaaaggaggaagaagaagaagatgttgtCTCCGCAGCAGCAGCTGATCGGTGGTCTCCTCCATCATCAGTTTCTGATTCCAAAAATAACAGCCTTCAATCCTTAGACCTCACCAAACTCTTCCAG gAAGAGTATGACCGCTTGAATCAAGCACTTGACGGAACTGATCACTCATGGACTGCTCTTACTCTTAAG TTATGCACTTCCCTAGAAACTGCAAACAAATTGGTTCAATCGACAAACTCGAATGTTGGGTTGCTGTCTGAGAAAGTTGAAGGGCTGGAGAAAATTGTTAGGAGAGGAGACTCAGCTGTAGCAGCAGCCAGGGCCATCCATGTTTCTCTAAACCAAAAGGGAGGACCATTTAATGGCAGTCAGAATGTCTAA
- the LOC7463172 gene encoding uncharacterized protein LOC7463172, whose protein sequence is MAAGQENVKHLEECSVANALGTWVFSVAGALLAIPVGIKRKSFGPLVFFGTTGTMLDIIMGITQCEREHAERQAKLLEAQNSAGDASFTVTGSES, encoded by the exons ATGGCAGCAGGGCAAGAGAATGTTAAGCACCTTGAGGAGTGCTCGGTTGCCAA CGCACTAGGTACATGGGTTTTCTCAGTTGCAGGAGCTTTGCTTGCGATTCCAGTTGGGATAAAACGAAAATCATTTGGACCCCTTGTGTTCTTTGGTACAACAGGTACAATGCTTGATATTATAATGGGGATTACTCAATGTGAAAGAGAACACGCAGAACGCCAGGCAAAGCTACTAGAAGCCCAGAATTCTGCTGGGGATGCATCATTTACAGTAACAGGATCTGAGTCTTGA